The sequence CGCTCCCGCCGGCTCCATCACGGCGCGGGTGTCGTCGAAGACGTCTTTCATCGCGGCGCAGACCTCGTCGGTGTTCACGCGCACCCAGTCGTCCACGTAGCGCCGGGTCAGGTCGAAGGTGTACTCGCCCACCTGCTTGACCGCCACCCCGTCCACGAAGATTCCCACCGTGTCCAGCCGCACCCGCTCGCCCGCCTGAAGGCTCTGGTACATCGCGTCACTGTCCTCGGGCTCGACGCCCACGATCCGCACGCCGGGCCGCAGGACCTTGAGGATGCTCGCCACCCCCGCGATCAACCCGCCGCCCCCCACCGGCACGAAGACGGTGTAGTCGTCTCCCCCCACCTGGCGCAGCAGTTCGAGCGCGACCGTCCCCTGACCGGCCAGCACGAGGGGGTCGTCGTAGGGGTGCACGAAGGTGAGCCCGAGTTCGCGCTGAAGTCCGTAAGCGTGAGCTTCGGCGTCGCTGAAGGAATCGCCGAAGAGGATGACCTCGGCTCCCCGTGACCGGCAGGCCTGCACCTTGATCTCGGGCGTGGTCGCCGGCATCACGATCACCGCGCGCAGCCCGAGCGCCTGGGCCGCGAACGCCACCCCCTGCGCGTGGTTGCCGGCGGACGCGCAGATCACGCCCCGCGCGCGCTCCCCCGAGCTGAGCTGGCTGATCTTGTTGTAGGCGCCGCGCAGCTTGAAGGAGAAAATGGGCTGCTGATCCTCGCGCTTGAGCAGCACGCGGTTGCCGAGCCGGGCGCTCAGGCGCGGCGTCTCGCTGACCTGGGTCTCGATGGCCGCGCCGTAGACCTGACTGGTCAGCGCGAGCTTGAGCACGTCGAGGCCGTCGAGCTGGCCGGGAGCAGGCTGGGGGGGAGCGGTCTGGGTCATGGGGCGTCTCCTGCTGGGGGCCTGCGGTCAGGGGCGGGGCAGGCCCAACAAAAAAACCCGCCGGGGAAGGGGCGGGGTCGGTGCGGTTTGAAGCGCGGCAGATCCGCGAGGAGCGCGGGAAGCGGCGTTCAGGCCAGGACCCCGAACGGCCAAATGATTCGCGCCTCTCTCATGCCCGCGAGCATAAGGCCCAGCCCACGCAGACGGGGCGCGTTTGTCTATGCCTCGCCGGCCCTGACCGCAGCCGGGGCCGGATTCGTTGAGACAGGGCTCACAGATGCTGCGGCAGGGTCTGGAGGGCGCGCACCGGGAGGGCGGCGCTTCCCTGGTTGAAGGCAGCGACGTAGCCGAGCAGAGTGCCCCCCGAGCGCTCGACGAAGCGTGTCAGGGCCTGCGCGGTGCCGCCCGAAGACACCACGTCCTGCACGATGGTCACCCGTTTGCCGCGCAGCCGGGCGGCGTGGGGGCCATCGAGCCACAGCGTCTCGCCCACGCCGAGGGTCAGGGTGGGCACCTGCTGGATCAGCGGGTCTTGCATGTAGGTCCGGCGCTTCTTGCGCGCCACGACGTAGGGAATGCCGCTGCGGTCGCTGATCTCGTGGGTGAGCGGTAGCGCGTTGGTGACCACCGTGAGCAGGATCTCGGTGCCTGCCGGGATCAGCGCGAGCATCTCCTGCGCCGCCGCGTTGGTCAGCTCGCTGTCGCCGATGAACTCGACGAGCGGCACCCGCCCCACGTTGCCGACCGGGATGGTGGGCAGTTCGCGCACGACGCCGCCGACAGTGATCGTCAGATGTTCCATGTCCGGCAGCATAGCGGCGGGGCAGCCCACAGCGGGATCATCAGGGCCGAAAAAACCCCAGGGCATGGCCCCGGGGTCCGGTGAGAGGTGCAGGCGCTCAGACCTCGACGTGCGCGGGCGGCGCTTTCTCCCCTTCCTCGCGGCGCGGCATGGCGAGGTCAGGCATCATCAGCGTGGCGAGGAAGGCGAGGGCCGCCACCCCCAGGCAGAAGCGGTAGATGTTGGTGATGGAGTCCGAGAAGGCCACCTTCACCGCGCGGGTCGAGGCGAGCGCGATCCGTTCGCCGTCATTGACGCCCTGAAGTGCCGCCCGCAGCGCCTGCGCCTCGGCCTGTGCGCCGGCCTGCTCCTTCGCGGCGTCGAGGCCCTGGCGGATGCCGGCGAGAATGCCGGCGCGCGCCTGCGGGCTCTGGAGGGCCTGCGGCGGAATCTGGGCGAGGCCCGCGCGCAGGTCAGGCGCCAGGGTGGGCTTGCTCGCCAGCCGCGCGAGCCGCTCGGGATTCCCAGAGTTGATGGTCTGCTCGATCACGCGGTAGGTGCTGTCGAGTTGCCGGGCCACCTGCGCCTTGACCCCGCCTGCCGGCAGGGCCGTGAAGCTCTGCTTGGCCTGTGCGGGCAACGTCTTGTAAAAGTCGCTCGCTTCAATAGACCGGATGGCATTGGGATTTCCCTCCCGCACCGCTGCCGTCACGTCACGGCGCAGCGCGGCGTATTCGGCGCGGATCTGGGCACCGGTCTTGGGCGTCTGGCTGCGGTTTTCGCCGCCCATGCCACCGGTCTGGCCCTCCATGTTTTGGCCGATCTGGCGCAGGGCGGTCGCCACCGTGCCCTGCTGGGTGGCGGCCTGCGCCTCGAACTGCGCGGGCAGGTTCTGGGCGAGACCGGCGCTCAGGACCGCGCCGAAGACAGCGGTGCCGATGGTGCTGCCCATCTGCTGAAAAAACTGCCCCGCGCTCGTCGCCACGCCGATCTCCCAGGGCTTCACCGAGAGTTGCAGCGCCGTGGTGTAGAGCGGCAGCGTCGGCCCGATGCCGAGCCCGAGCAGCACCATCCGCAGCACCACGCTGGAATAGGGGGTGTCGGCATTCAGGGTGGTCAGGCTCAGGAAGCCGAGCGCCATCAGCACCAGACCGCCGAGCATCAGCGGCTTGTAGCGTCCCATGCGGCTAGCGATCTGCCCGCTGCCCACCGCGCCGATGATCAGGCCGACCGTGAGCGGAATGGTGGCGGTCCCTGCCGCCGTCGCCGAGACGCCCTGCACCTGCACGAGGTACAGGCTCAGGAAGATAATCGCGCCGAGAAACGCGGCCCCGATCAGAAAGCGGGCGAGCGCTCCCCAAGCGAAGGTCGGATTTCTGAACAGGGCGAGCGGCAGAATCGGGCTCTCGTGGCGCGACTCGGCCCACAGGAAACTGATCAGGCTCACGGCGCTCACCGCGAACAGGCCGAGCAGCGTCGGGCTTGTCCAGCCGTAGGTGCCTTCGCCGCCCCAGGTCAGCGCGAGCAGCAGCGGCACGGCGAACCCCACGATCAGGGCCGCCCCGAGCCAGTCCACGCTCGCCTTCAGCCCGCTGGCGAGCTTCGGCATCCGGCTGGCGATAAAGGCGAGCGCGATCAGCCCGAGCGGCAGGTTGACGTAAAAGACCCATCTCCACGACACCTGGTCGGTCAGAAAGCCCCCGAGCAGCGGCCCGATCACGCTGCTCAACCCGAAAACAGCTCCGAACAGGCCCTGGTACTTGGGCCGCTCGGCAGGCTCGAACAGGTCGGCGATGATCGCGAAGGCCACCGACCCGAGCGCCGCGCCGCCGACGCCCTGGAGCCCCCGGAACACGACGAGCTGCATCATTCCGCCGCCGAAGAGGTTGCCGAGGAAAGGCTCGCCCGCCATGCCGCACAGCGCCGAGGCGAACAGAAAGGCGACGATCCCGAACATCAGCACCGGCTTGCGCCCATAGAGGTCCGAGAGCTTGCCGTACACCGGCACGAGCGCCGTATTGGTGAGCAGGTAGGCCGTCGTGACCCAGGTGTAGAGGCTCAGGCCGTCAAGGTCCGCCATGATGCGCGGCATGGCGGTCGAGACGATGGTCTGGTCCAGGGCGCTGAGCAGCAGTCCCAGCATCACCCCGAACAGAATCTGGTGCTTGGTCGCGCGGCTGAGCGTCTTGGCGTAGTCGATGCGCCCGGCGGGGGCTTCGTTGGGGGCGGCTCCGGTGGGGGTGGTCATGATGGCTCCGGTGAGGCATAGGGCGAACGGGGAAGGGTTTCGAGCTCGGCGAGCAGCACGCTGAGCTGTTTTTCGGTGGCTTGCACAGTGGCCGGATCGAGGCGCGAAAAGATAGCCACGTAGCCGGCGGCGAGTCCCGCGTCGAGTTTCGAGACGGTGTGCTCGCCCTGCGCGGTGAGCGTGAGCAGGCGCTCACGGCGGTTGTCCGGGTTTTCCTGCCGCCGGGCGAGGCCCCGGCGCACGAGGCGCTCGGTGAGGTGGCTCGCGGCGGGCAGGCTCAGCCGGGTCAGCTCCGAAAGCTGGGTGACCGTGAGGGGCGCGTGTGCGCGGAGCTGGTGCAGGGCGGCGACCTGCGTAAACGAGAGGTCGAGTGACTGTAGCTCGTCTTGCATGCCACTCATCACGGCGCTGCCGACGTGGCGCTGAAGCCGCTTGAACGCCTCACCCAGCCGGCGTACGTCCACCGCATCGGGGACATCAGGTGGGGCAGGCCCGGGGGCGGCACAGTGCTCATCCATGGTTTCAACCTTGCAACCTTTCAGAAAAACGAACCGTGTGAATGGCAAAAATGTCTGGGCAGCGAGGCGCTTCAGACGTCTCACCCAGCTGCCCATACGGCATCGCCTCGGCGGGTTTACAGCTCTGTGGGGGCGTGCTACCATGCCTCCCGCTGGAGAGGAAAGACCGCCAGCCCCCGCGAGGGACACGCCGCGAGGTCTCTCGGAGTTTCAACTCTCCCGGCGCTGTAGCCAAGTGGTAAGGCAGAGGTCTGCAAAACCTCCACCACCGGTTCGAGTCCGGTCAGCGCCTCCAATTTTTACCCCGCAGCCTCGCTGCATGGAGAACCGTAGCTCAGGGGTAGAGCACTACCTTGACACGGTAGGGGTCAGGGGTTCAAATCCCCTCGGTTCTACCAAGAGAACTCCCGCTCAGGCGGGGGTTTTTCCTTTTCTGTACCTCCTCTGGTCTGTATTGGAAATGGGCTGTGTGCAGTAGGTGTGCAGTGACGCTAATCGGCGGCGTCGGCCAGGGCGAGGTGAGACCTCAGGCTGAACTGAGCCGCGCGGATCTCCTCGGGCATCACCGTCCTGTAACCCATGGTCGTCACCGTCCGGGTGTGGCCGGCTACCCGCATGACTACTTCGGGCAGGTGTCCAGCGCGCAACAGGTTGGTGATCACCGTGTGGCGTCCAGAGTGCGTCCCGAAACGCTCAATGCCGTTCTCCGCACAGATCCTGTGGATCTTCCGCATGACGTTGTGTCGGTCGAGAAGAGATCCGATCCCGGTGGTGAAGACCAGTTCTCTGTGGACCCACGCGGCACCGAAGTCGGCCTTCTGGGCATCCTGACGCTGTCTGTGGGCCCGGAGAATCTCGAGGAGATCAGGACTCGCCGGAATGTCCCTGACGGAGGCCGCCGTCTTGGGAACGCCCAGGACGGGCTTGTTCTTGAGGAGCTTGTTGGCCTGCCTAATGCGGATTTCACAGTTGGCGAAGTCCACGTCCTCCCAGCGGAGGCCGAGTGCCTCGCCGCAGCGGAGTCCCAGGGAGAACAGCAGGTAGAAGAGAGGGTAAAGCGCGTCCCCTTCTGCTGCTTCAAGGAAGCGCTGCATTTCGTCATCCGACAGCGCCTTACGCTGCTTTGGTCGCTCCTTCTCCTGCTGAGTGGGAGTGACCTTGATCCTATCGGCCGGATTGCGAACCAGAAGTTCCTGGTGGACGGCTTCCTGGAAGGCAGCACTCAAATGCTCCATGACCTTCTTACGGGTACTGGCACTGATGCGGTCGCAAAGTGACAGTTCCAGTTCAAGGATGTGCGCCCGCTTGACCTTGTTCAGGGGCATCTCCTTGAGCTGTTTGGGCACGTACGCCCGCAGCCGATGGTCGTACTGATCGTAAGTGGTCGCCTGGATATGGGGCTTACGGAGTCGTAGCCACCGGTTCAGCCATTCCCCCACGTTCACCTCCTCTGTGGATACGAGCAGCAGCCCACGGTCCCTGTCGGCAATCGCTCGGGCGAGGGCGAGCCTCGCCGCCGTTTTGGTGTCTTCAATGCCGCTCGCCACGGTTTTCGTTTGGCCGCCGAGCTGCTCGCGCAATTGCCACCGATATCGGCCTCTGTACTTGTAGATGCTGCCTTCCCCGTTGGCTTTTCTGGTCGTTCTCGTGGGACTGGGTTTCTTCGACTGGGTCACAGATGTTTTCCTTTGTTGGTTCCAGCAACCTCCTGAGTCACAGGGTAGGTGGCTTGGCCGTCCCCTGTGTGCAGGAATGGTTTCAGCTAATGGGGGGTGTAACGGCGGTGTGTGCGTCGTGGAGCTGGCGCAGGAGCCGGGCCGAGGGTTGTGCGAGGTGGGCTGTTGCGTTGGCCAGGACGAATTCGTCGAA is a genomic window of Deinococcus reticulitermitis containing:
- a CDS encoding MDR family MFS transporter translates to MTTPTGAAPNEAPAGRIDYAKTLSRATKHQILFGVMLGLLLSALDQTIVSTAMPRIMADLDGLSLYTWVTTAYLLTNTALVPVYGKLSDLYGRKPVLMFGIVAFLFASALCGMAGEPFLGNLFGGGMMQLVVFRGLQGVGGAALGSVAFAIIADLFEPAERPKYQGLFGAVFGLSSVIGPLLGGFLTDQVSWRWVFYVNLPLGLIALAFIASRMPKLASGLKASVDWLGAALIVGFAVPLLLALTWGGEGTYGWTSPTLLGLFAVSAVSLISFLWAESRHESPILPLALFRNPTFAWGALARFLIGAAFLGAIIFLSLYLVQVQGVSATAAGTATIPLTVGLIIGAVGSGQIASRMGRYKPLMLGGLVLMALGFLSLTTLNADTPYSSVVLRMVLLGLGIGPTLPLYTTALQLSVKPWEIGVATSAGQFFQQMGSTIGTAVFGAVLSAGLAQNLPAQFEAQAATQQGTVATALRQIGQNMEGQTGGMGGENRSQTPKTGAQIRAEYAALRRDVTAAVREGNPNAIRSIEASDFYKTLPAQAKQSFTALPAGGVKAQVARQLDSTYRVIEQTINSGNPERLARLASKPTLAPDLRAGLAQIPPQALQSPQARAGILAGIRQGLDAAKEQAGAQAEAQALRAALQGVNDGERIALASTRAVKVAFSDSITNIYRFCLGVAALAFLATLMMPDLAMPRREEGEKAPPAHVEV
- a CDS encoding MarR family winged helix-turn-helix transcriptional regulator, with the translated sequence MDEHCAAPGPAPPDVPDAVDVRRLGEAFKRLQRHVGSAVMSGMQDELQSLDLSFTQVAALHQLRAHAPLTVTQLSELTRLSLPAASHLTERLVRRGLARRQENPDNRRERLLTLTAQGEHTVSKLDAGLAAGYVAIFSRLDPATVQATEKQLSVLLAELETLPRSPYASPEPS
- a CDS encoding phosphoribosyltransferase family protein, translating into MEHLTITVGGVVRELPTIPVGNVGRVPLVEFIGDSELTNAAAQEMLALIPAGTEILLTVVTNALPLTHEISDRSGIPYVVARKKRRTYMQDPLIQQVPTLTLGVGETLWLDGPHAARLRGKRVTIVQDVVSSGGTAQALTRFVERSGGTLLGYVAAFNQGSAALPVRALQTLPQHL
- the ilvA gene encoding threonine ammonia-lyase, biosynthetic, with the translated sequence MTQTAPPQPAPGQLDGLDVLKLALTSQVYGAAIETQVSETPRLSARLGNRVLLKREDQQPIFSFKLRGAYNKISQLSSGERARGVICASAGNHAQGVAFAAQALGLRAVIVMPATTPEIKVQACRSRGAEVILFGDSFSDAEAHAYGLQRELGLTFVHPYDDPLVLAGQGTVALELLRQVGGDDYTVFVPVGGGGLIAGVASILKVLRPGVRIVGVEPEDSDAMYQSLQAGERVRLDTVGIFVDGVAVKQVGEYTFDLTRRYVDDWVRVNTDEVCAAMKDVFDDTRAVMEPAGALAVAGLKKYAGERGLRGETLVALTCGANMNFDRLRHVAERTEIGEKREAIFAVTIPERPGAFREFIDVIGARAITEFNYRYAPRQDARIFVGVQLAAPQERLGLAQKLQEHGYPVLDLTDDELAKVHVRHMVGGRAPEAVNERVYSFTFPERPGALLDFLTHLHLGWNISLFHYRNHGSDYGRVMAGIQVPDAELPELTAFLAGLGYPATEMTGNPAYRQFLL
- a CDS encoding tyrosine-type recombinase/integrase; its protein translation is MTQSKKPSPTRTTRKANGEGSIYKYRGRYRWQLREQLGGQTKTVASGIEDTKTAARLALARAIADRDRGLLLVSTEEVNVGEWLNRWLRLRKPHIQATTYDQYDHRLRAYVPKQLKEMPLNKVKRAHILELELSLCDRISASTRKKVMEHLSAAFQEAVHQELLVRNPADRIKVTPTQQEKERPKQRKALSDDEMQRFLEAAEGDALYPLFYLLFSLGLRCGEALGLRWEDVDFANCEIRIRQANKLLKNKPVLGVPKTAASVRDIPASPDLLEILRAHRQRQDAQKADFGAAWVHRELVFTTGIGSLLDRHNVMRKIHRICAENGIERFGTHSGRHTVITNLLRAGHLPEVVMRVAGHTRTVTTMGYRTVMPEEIRAAQFSLRSHLALADAAD